GCCTATCACCTCAGCATCGCGCTGGCCGATCCGACCCCTGACCGGATCCGGCCCCTGCTCGCAGGGCTCCGCGCGGAAGGCTACCGTCGGGCGGTGCTTCCGCCCCTGGATCCGGGACGGACGGATGCCGCGGCTCTCCGCCGGACGTACGACGAGGCGGGGATCTCTCCCATCGCCATGACAGGGCAGGGTCCGGGGGCCGACGTGTCGTCGGAGGACGACGACGAGCGCCGCGCGGGAGCGGCGGCGCTCCGTGCGGCCGTGGACTTCGCGGCGGCGCTCGGCAGCGACCAGCTCAACGGCGTGCCGTACGGGCTGTTCGGCCCGCCGGGCGGCCCGACGTCGCGCTCCGCCTTCGAGCGCGCGGCGCGCGAGGTCGGCGCGGTGGCCGACTACGCCGCCGATCACGGCGTGCGGATGACCTTCGAGGTGCTCAACCGGTACGAGACGTCGGCGATCAACACGGCGGCGCAGGCCGCCGAGTTCGTCGATGCGAGCGGCTCGGACAATCTCGGCATCCACCTCGACACTTTCCACATGGCGATCGAGGAAGCCGACATGTCCGCCGCGATCCGGTCCGTGATCCCGAGGCTCGCCTACCTCGAACTCGGCCAGTCGAGCCGCGGTCTTCTCTCCACGGGCGTCGTGGACGTGTCGTCCGTCGTCCGGCAGGCGCTCGACGACGGCTACACCGGGCGGTGGGGGGTGGAAGCCTTCTCGCGGCCGCTCGTCGGCGAGGGAGCGGCCGACATGCTCGCCATCTGGCGGGCGCCGTTCGATGATGGACTTGAGCTCGCCTCCGACGCGATCCGAGTCATCCGCAAGGGGTGGGCCGACAGCTCACCCGGCAGGCGAGCACACCGGCTCGCGCACAGCGCGGGCTGACCCCGTACCCGACGGAAGGAACGACGATGTCCACCACCATCGAGACCACTGGATCCCTCATCGACGAGGCCGTGTTCCGGGGCCGGATCTTCATCGACGGCGAGTGGGTCGCCGCGGGCGGCGGTGAGATCGCCTCCATCGCGCCGGCGACGGGCGAGACGATCGCCACCGTCGGCATCGCGTCGCCCGACGATGTCGCGCGCGCCGCGGCGAGGGCCGCGAAGGCGCAGAAGGCCTGGGCGGCGACGCCGCATCCCGCACGGGCGGCTGTGCTCCGACGGGCCGCGCAGCTCTGGGAAGAGCACGCGGAAGAGATCATGGGCTGGAACATCCGTGAGGTCGGGGCGATTCCGCCCCTCGCGGGCTTCGCGCTGCACGTGACGGCGGCCGAGTGCTACGAGGCTGCGGCCCTCCCGTCGGCTCCGCTCGGCTCCATCCTCTCGAGCGAGGAGCCGCGACTGTCGCTGGCCCAGCAGGTGCCCGTGGGCGTCGTCGGCGTGATCTCGCCGTTCAACGTCCCGCTCATCCTCGGCATCCGGGCCGTGGCCCCGGCGCTCGCGCTGGGCAACGCGGTCCTGCTCAAGCCCGACCCGCGGACCGTCGTCACCGGCGGAGTGTCGATGGTGCGCATCTTCGAGGAGGCGGGACTGCCCGCCGGCCTCCTGCAGCTCCTTCCGGGCGGCGCCGAGGTCGGCGAGGCCATGGTCGCCGATCCGAACGTGCGCGTGATCGCCTTCACTGGCTCGACCCGGGCCGGCCGGATCGTCGGCGAACTGGCGGGGCGCCACTTGACGCGGGCGCATCTGGAGCTCGGGGGCAATTCGGCCTTCATCATCCGCGACGACGCCGACGTGGATCAGGCCGTCAATCTCGCGACGTGGGGGTCGTACCTCCACCAGGGCCAGATCTGCATGACCGTGGGCAGGCACATCGTGCACGAGTCGCTCTTCGACGAGTACGTCGCCAAACTGAGCGCCAAGGCCGACTCGATGGTCGTCGGCGACCCGGCCGCGGGCCAGGTGCACCTGGGACCCCTCATCGATGAGGTGCAGCGCGACCGCGTGCACACGCTCGTGCAGGATGCCGTGGCCCAGGGCGCCGAGCTCCGAGCAGGCGGCTCCTACGACGGCCTCTTCTACCGTCCGACGGTCCTCGTCAACACCCCGGCGGATGCCGCGGCGTACCACGACGAGGTCTTCGGGCCCGTGGCATCCGTCGTCTCCTACTCGACGGATGACGAGGCCGTCGAACTCGCCGCGGCCACCGAGTACGGGCTCGCACTCGGCATCGTGAGCCGCGATGTCATGGCTGCGCTCGCCATGGCGCAGCGGATCCCGACGGGCATCGTCCACATCAACGACCAGACGGTCAACGACGAGGCCAACAGCCCGTTCGGCGGGGTCGGCGCCTCGGGGACCGGCTCGCGGCACGGCGGGGCGCAGGCGAACATCGACGCCTTCACCGAGACCCGCTGGATCACTCTCCGCCGCGAACCCGGCCAGTACCCGCTCTGACTCCCGACCGCGCGAGGGGTCGCACGGATATTCAATCAATTCGTGTCGATCGTCAAGAAAGCATTGACATTCGGGTGCTGTGCGGCGCACCATGAGAGCGTCACCACGACGGCGTGCTGGCGCTCCGCAACGCGTCGACAGCCGCCGTCGAGGTTCCTGCCCATACCCGTATGAGAGGCCTCCTCGATGAAGAAGAGACTTGCCGGCTTCGGCATCCTCGCCGCCGCAGCCCTCGCCCTCGCAGGCTGCACCGATTCCGCCGCCCAGCCCAGCAGCGCACCCACCGACGACGCGTCGGGGGGCGAGATGACCAACGTCCGTGTCGCCGCCCTGCCCATCGCCGAGACCGGGGCCCTCTGGGCCGCGATCGACGAGGGGATCTTCGAAGACCACGGCCTCGACATCGAAGTCGTTCCCGCCCAGGGCGGGGCCAACGCCATCCCTGCCCTGCTGAGCGGTGACATCCAGTTCGCGATCGGACAGCCGTTCGGACCGATCCGTGCCGATCTGCAGGACCTCGGCGTGACCATCATCGGGGACTACGCCAACAGCCTCCCCGACGGCACCGACGTGAACGCCGTCGTGGCGCTGGGCGACTCGGGCATCACGCGGCCGGCGGATCTTGCGGGCAAGACCGTCTCGGTCAACACGATCGGCGCAGCCGGCGACCTGACGATCCGCAAAGCCGTCCAGGACGACGGCGGCGACCCCTCCGCCGTGCAGTTCGTCGAGGTGGCGTTCCCCGACGTCCCCGCGCAGCTCGAAGCCGGCACGATGGACGCGGCCTGGGCTCCGGACCCGTTCCGCGCCATGATCCTCGGCCAGGGCGGCGTCTCGGTCGTGCAGCCCTACCAGGCGACCATCCCCGGCCTCACGGTCCTCACCAACATCACGACGCAGAAGCTCCTCGACGAGAACCCCGACCTCGTCGAGTCGTACTCCGCCGCGATGTCGGAGGCGCTCGACTGGGCCTCCTCGAACGAGGACGCCGTGCGCGCCGCGATCGCCAAGAACCTCAAGATCCCCGACGAGGCCGCGGCGGGCATCACGCTGCCCACCTTCACGTGGGACCTCTCTGACTCCGGCATCGAGGACCTCGGGGCTCTCGCGCTCGAGTTCGGGTACATCGACAACGAGCCCGACTACAGCCGCCTGATCCAGCAGCAGTAGCCGAGCCGCCGGGGGGCGGGATGCCTCGGCCCGAGGCATCCCACCCCCCTATCCCACACACTCCGCCGTCGATCGGACCCTCCATGGCCACCGCCACCCTCGGCGCCGCGCCGCCTCGCGCGCGGTCGCCGCGCCGCCGCCGGACGCTGCGAAAGCTCGGGCTGGGTCTCGCAGGCATCCTGGGATTCCTCGTGACCTGGCAGCTGCTGCCCACCCTCGGAGTCGTCGATCCGCGCTTCTTCCCAACGGCCACCGAGACTCTCGCCGCGCTCGGGCAGCAGATGCGCGACCTCGAGTTCTGGCGCAACGTGGGCCGCACGCTGACCGCGTGGGGCATCGGGCTCGTCATCGCGACGGTCCTCGCGACGGTGCTCGGGACGATCATCGGCCTCGTGCCGTTCCTCCGCCGGGCGACCCATACGACGGTCGAGTTCCTGCGTCCCATCCCGTCGGTCGCGCTCATCCCGCTCGCCGTGCTCATGTACGGCTATCAGCTCCAGGCGGCGCTCGTGATCATCGTCTTCGCGAGCTTCTGGCAGGTGTTCATCCAGGTGCTCTACGGAGTCGCCGATGTCGACTCCGTCGCCCGCGACACCGCCCGCAGCTTCGGGCTCTCGCGGGGTGAGCAGATCGTGCACCTCGTGTTCCCGACGGCCCTGCCGTACCTCATGACCGGGCTGCGGCTCGCGGCGGCGGTCGCCCTGATCCTGGCGATCACGGCGGAGATGTTCATCGGCAACCCGGGCCTCGGGCGCGAGATCGTCTTCGCGCAATCGGCCGGCAACTACCCGACCGTCTACGCACTCGTCATCGTGACCGGTGTCCTCGGCCTGCTCATCAACCTCGTCTTCCGCGCGATCGAGCGGCGCTCGCTGTCGTGGCACCAGTCCATCCGAGGGGAGGAGGTCCTGTGACCCTCTACACGAGCACCGTCGTCACGCCGCGCCGCCCGTCGCGCGTGTGGGCGAAGATCGGCGAGAACACCGCGTACGCGCTCGGGCTGCCGCTCATCCTGGTCGTGATCTGGGGGATCTGGGCGACGCTCGCCCCCGCTCAGTTCTTCCCGTCGCCGGCCGAGCTCCTCCAGGCCTTCGTCGACACCTGGATCGGACCGGCCTTCTTCACCGACGTGCTGCCGAGCCTCGCGCGGCTGGGGATCGGCATCCTCCTCTCCATCGCGATCGGGATCGGGGCGGGCATGCTCATCGGACTGAACCGGTGGTTGCGCGAACTCCTCGAGCCCATGCTCGAGTTCTTCCGCGCCGTCCCGCCGCCGGTTCTCCTGCCGATCTTCGTCATCCTGATGGGCCCGACCGACGCCATGAAGATCGTCGTGATCGTCGTGGGATCCGTTTGGCCGATCCTGTTGAACACCATCGAGGGCGTGCGCTCGACGGATTCGGTCATGACCGAGACCGCGCGCTCCTTCGCGCTGACGGGCGGCGAGCGCCTGCGGTTCCTCGTCCTTCCCGCCGCCAGCCCGCGCATCATGGCCGGCGTCCGGCAGTCGCTGTCGATCGCCCTCATCCTGATGGTGATCTCCGAGCTCGGCTACTCTTCGTCGGGACTCGGCTTCCAGATCGTCTACTTCCAGCGCAACTACCTCATCGCCGAGATGTGGAGCGGCATCCTGCTGCTCGGGCTCATCGGCGTGCTGCTCGCGACGATCTTCGGCTTCGTCGAGAGACGAGTCCTGCGCTGGTACCACGGAATCAAGGAGGTGGAGCGTGCCTGAGATGCTCCTCGAGGTCGAGCACCTCAAGAAGGTCTACGAGTCGAGCACAGGCTCGGTCGAGGCGATCGGCGACATCAGCTTCTCGATGGGCGCCGGGGAGCTCGTGTGCATCGTCGGCCCCTCGGGCTGCGGCAAGACGACGCTCCTCAAGTGCATCGCGGGCCTGCTGCGGCCGACCGCCGGGGTCGTCGAGCTGCACGGGCGCTCCGTCACGGCGCCGCCGCCGAACATGGCCCTCGTGTTCCAGGAGTACGGCCGCAGCCTCTACCCGTGGCTCACCGTGCGCGGCAACGTGGAGCTCCCGCTCAAGCACAAGAAGCTCTCGCGAGCCGACCGCGATCGGCTCATCGACGATGCGCTCGTCGCCGTCGGACTCGAGCACGCGTCGCGGAGCTACCCCTGGCAGCTGTCCGGCGGCATGCAGCAGCGCGTGGCCATCGCCCGCGCCGTCGCCTATCAGCCCGAAGTGCTCATCATGGACGAGCCCTTCGCCGCGGTAGATGCGCAGACCCGAGCCGATCTGGAGGACCTCGTGCGCGCGCTCCACCGCGATCGCGGGATGTCGATCCTCTTCGTGACGCACGACATCGACGAATCGGTCTACCTCGGCGAGCGGGTGGTCGTGCTGTCCAAGTCGCCGACGTGGGTGCAGGAGGACCTGGCGATCGATCTGGCGGCCGAGCGAGACCAGATCACGACGCGTGCGCTTCCGCGGTTCACCGAGCTGCGGACGCACGTCTACGAGCAGATCCAGCGGGCCAAGCGCGGCGAGGCCGTCCGCCCGGGCACGCCGGCCTGATGACTGCCGGTCCGGCGACGGCGCGCGCCGTCGCAGACACGTCGGTGCTCACGCGCAAGCCCCGGCAGCTGCTACTGGCGTTCTTCGGTGAGTTCGTCTGCGACCGCTACTTCGAGCCGCTCCGCACCAGCGTGCTGCTCTCCGTGCTGGAGGGTGCCGGGGTCGCGGCCCCGGCGGTGCGGACGAACCTCGACCGCATGGTGGCGAGCGGGATGCTCGTGCGTCGCCGGCTCGGCCGCGAGATCGGCTTCGAGCTCACCCCGCACGGCAGCGAGGTGCTGCGCGAGGCATCCGGTCGTGTGAACGGTCCGGCGCCCTTCGAACCGCAGGGGGAGGGGTGGACCCTCGTGACCTTCAGCCTTCCCGAGAACCTCCGGGATCTGCGGCACCGGCTGCGGGCGGCCCTGACCTGGTCGGGCTTCGCGGTGCTGCGCGACGGCCTGTGGATCGCGCCGGGCCGCGTCGACCTGGCGGCCGCACTCGGCGCGATCATCCCGGACCTGCCCCCGGCATCCGTCATCGCCTTCTCGGCCAACGAACTCGATGGGTTCCCGATGGCCGACGCCGTCCGGATGGCGTGGGACGTCGAGACGATCCGCGAGGCGCACCACGAGTTCATCGCCCACTGGGAGGGGGAGGATGCCGCGTCCGGCCTGTCTCCGGTCACGGCGCGGACGCTGCTGGTGGCGGACTGGCTGGCGCTGCTGCGCGCCGACCCCCGTCTTCCTCGGCAGTACATGGGGGACGACTGGCCCGCCGACCGTTCGTTCGAGCTCTTCACCCGCCGGCATCGCGAGTTCGCCTTCCCCGCTGTGCGGGACTTCGCGGGCCTCGTCGCCTGAGACTCTTCCTCAGTCGCGCCGGAAGCGCTCACGGAGGTCGGCCTTGCGGATCTTGCCCGAGGCGGTGCGAGGAAGATCCTCGACGACGACGACGTTCTTCGGCAGCTTGTAGCGGGCCACGAGCCCGTCGAGGTGCCGTCGCACCGCCTCGGTGTCGACGTCCGCGCCCTCGCGGAGCGTCACGACCGCCCACGGCACCTCGCCCCAGCGCTCGTCGGGAACGCCGACGACGGCGACCCCCGAGATGCCCTCGATGTCGGAGATGAGGTTCTCGACCTCGGCGGGGTAGATGTTCTCGCCGCCCGAGATGATCATGTCCTTCAGCCGGTCGGCGATGAAGAGGTAGCCGTCGCGGTCGAGATAGCCGAGATCGCCGGAGCGGTACCAGCCGTCGTCGGTGAACGCCTCGGCCGTGGCCTCGGGCATGCCGTGATAGCCGAGGAAGACGTTGGGACCGGCGACCTCGATCTCGCCGACCGTCCCGCGGGGCACGACGTCGCCCGCTTCGTCGGTGATGCGCACCTCGGTGAAGAAGTGCGGGAGGCCTACGCTGCCCTGCTTGGCGCGGGTCATCTCGGGCGACAGCGACGTCGCTCCCGGCGAGGTCTCGGTCATGCCGTAGCCCTGCGAGAACGAGAGGCCGCGATCCTCGTACGCGTTGAGGATGCGCGTCGGCACCGCCGACCCTCCGCACGTGAGCTTCTGCAGCGAGGAGAGGTCGGTCGTCGCCCACGCCGGGTGGTCCGCCATCATCTGATAGGTCGTGGGGACGCCGCTGAGCATCGTCACGCCGTGCCGCTCGATGAGCGACAGCGCGCGCCCGGGCTCGAAGCCCTTCTCCAGCACGAGCGTCGCCCCTTTGAGGATGACGGGCAGCGCGCCCATGCCGAGGGAGGCGACGTGGAACAGCGGCGAGATCATGAGCGAGACGTCGGTGGACGCGATGTCGTAGTCGACGATGCAGTTGAGGGCCACCCACGTGAGGTTGCCGTTGCTGAGGACGGCGCCCTTCGGGCGGCCCGTCGTGCCCGACGTGTAGATGATGGCCGCGGGGTCGTCGAGCTCGACGTCGGCGGCGGTGTGGCCGCCCGGCGCCTCGGCGACGAGGCGTGCGAGGCCGGGGTGCTCTGGCACCCCGTCTCCGGTGACGATGACATGGGCGATCCGCGCCGCCTCGACGCCCGGCATCGCCCGCTCGAGGAACTCGGGATCGAGCACGACGGCGCGGGCCCCCGAGTCGACCAGCACGTGCGTGACCTCGGGAGCGGCCAGCCGGGTGTTCACCGGCACGAAGACGGCTCCCAGCTGAGCGGCTCCGAACATCATCTGCAGGAACTGGGGGCTGTTCTCGCCGATGTACGCGACGGCGTCTCCCTTGCGGATGCCCCGATGCCACAGCACAGCGGCGACGTGATCGGCGGCATCCGCCAGCTCCCGATAGGACAGCACGTCGTCGCCGAAGACGATGGCCGGCTTGTCCGGGTTCCTCAGCCGCCGCTTGGCGAGCCAGAACCCGATACCGCGATTGCGCATGACTCTCCTTCGAGCGTGCAGCGCGAGCCCGGTGCGTCGAACGCCCGGGTCACGCGTAGAAGCGATAGAGCCCCCGGGCGACGACGGCGGGCTTCTCGGCGCCCTCGATCTCGATGGTCTGATCGACGGCGAACTGGTATCCGCCGCGCACCTCCGTCACCTCGGCGATGACGGCGTTCATGCGCACCCGCGCGCCGACCTTGACCGGTGAGACGAATCGAACCTTGTCGAGCCCGTAGTTGACGCGCGTCGTGACGCCGGTCACGTCGAAGAGCTCCGACCAGAACTTCACGGTGAGCGACAGCGAGAGGAAGCCGTGCGCGATCGGTCCGCCGAACGGCCCGTCGACCGCGCGGGCAGGATCGACGTGGATCCACTGGTGGTCGTCGGTGGCATCGGCGAAGAGGTTGACGCGGTCCTGCGTGACCTCGAGCCACTCGGTCCAGCCGAGGTCGGTGCCGGTGAGCCCGGCCACGTCGGCGTAGTCGACGGTGGTGGTCATGGTGATTCTCCTTCGTGGATCGACGGCGCGCGGGCGCCGGCTCAGGCCGCGAGTCCCAGAAGACGGACGGCGTTGTCTTTGAGGATCCCCGGCATCACGTCGGGCTTGAGCGCCGTCGCGGCGACGTCGCGCTGCCAGCGGTCGGGGGTCAGCAGCGGGAAGTCCGAGCCGAAGAGCACGCGGCTCTTGAGATACGAGTTCGCCGCGCGGACGAGCTGCTCCGGGAAGTACTTCGGGCTCCATCCGGAGAGGTCGATCCACGTGTTGTGCTTGTGCGTCGCGACCGACAGCGCCTCGTCCTGCCAGGGGACCGACGGGTGCGCCATGATGATCTGCAGGTCGGGGAAGTCCGCCGCGATCGGGTCGAGCAGGATGGGGTTGGAGAGCCCCAGCCGCAGTCCGCGACCGCCGGGGAGCCCGGCGCCGATCCCCGTCTGGCCGGTGTGGAACAGGGCCGGGATCGCGGCATCCTGGATCGCGGCGTAGAGCGGATGGAACCGAACGTCGCTCGGGTCGAACCCCTGGACCGTCGGGTGGAACTTGAAGCCGCGCACGCCGTGGTCGTCGATGAGCCGGCGGATGCGGTCGAGGGCGTCCGGGCGGCGCGGGTCGACGGATCCGAAAGGGATGAGCACGTCGTTGTTATGCGCCGCGCCCTCGGCGATGTCAGCGCTCGAGACGGGCGCGTGGCCCAGCTGCGTCTCGGCGTCGACGGTGAAGACGACCGCGGCCATCGACCGTTCGCGGTAGTAGGCGGCCACCGAGTCGAGGTCGGGCCGGGGCCCCTCGGCGGAGAAGTAGCGCGACGCCGCGGCGACCAGGTCGTCGGGGAGCGAGTGGTGCCCGTCGCCGTCGACCTCGATGTGCACGTGGACGTCGATCGCCGTCAATGTGTCGACGTCGATCGCGGGTTCGTAGCGGGTGGTCATCGGCTTCCGATCGTCGGGATCGCCCTCACCGCTGAAGGTCGTCGGGCAGCGGCGGGAACTTCTCGCCCACAGACTGCTCGTGACCCTCGATGAAGGCGGGGAACTCCTCTGTGAGCGCCTCGAACGACCATCCCCCGTCGTGGTAGGCCGTGAGGACGGGCTCGGGATGCGACCAGAGCTGCACCCGGTCGCCCCCGACGCCGATCGCCTGACCGGAGACGCCGGCCGCGGCATCCGTCGCCAGATAGGCGATGAGACCGGCGACGTCGTCGGACGTCCCGAAGCCGAGATCGTGCCGGAAGAAGGCGGGCATGGGCTCGCCCTTCGCGTCGGCCTCGACGGCGGCGGCGAAGTAGGGGACGGTGGCCGTCATGGCGGTCGCCGCGACCGGGATCACCGCGTTGACCGTGATGTTCGCGCGCTTCAGCTCGAGTGCCCACGTGCGCACCATGCCGACGATCCCGGCCTTGGCAGCGGCGTAGTTGGTCTGCCCGAAGTTGCCGCGCTGGCCCGTGGGCGAGCCGATGCAGATGATGCGTCCGGCGACCTCGTGCTCGCGCATCCACGTCGCCGCCTCGCGCACGCACGTGAAGGTGCCGCGGAGGTGGATGCCGATCACGGTGTCGAAGTCGTCGTCGCTCATCTTCCAGAGCACGGTGTCGCGGAGGACGCCCGCGTTGGTGACCAGGATGTCGAGGCCGCCGTAGGTGTCGACGGCGGCCTGCACGAGGCTCCGAGCGGTCTCGGTCGGGCCCACGGGAGCCACGACGGCGACCGCGCGGCCGCCTTCGCGCTCGATCGAGGCGACCGCCTCGGCGGCTGCCTCGGCGTCGACGTCGTTGACGACGACGGCGGCCCCGCGGCGGGCGAGCTCCTGCGCGTAGGCGAGGCCGAGGCCTCGGCCCGATCCTGTGACGACGGCGACCTTGCCCTCGAGTTCCATCGAATCTCCTTCGCGACACGCAGGCGAACGGGCGAGGAACGCCCGCGATCATGACACCACGGTTTGATTGAGAATGTCAATGGTTGTCGATCTCATCCTTTGATACAGTGACGCCATGCCGAGGATGCCGTCAGAGACCGCGCGGAGCGCGTCCGACCGCCTCCGCGAGAGCGGACTCGGGACCGACCTCAGCTTCCTCCTCGCACGCGCCAACGCTCTCTCGGTGGCGGCGGGCAACGCGGCGCTCGCCCCGTTCGGGCTCAAGGTGCGGTCGTTCTCGGTGCTGGCCCTCTCGGTCGGCGAGGTGCGGCCGACGCAGCGCGATCTCTCGGAGTTCCTCCGCCTCGACCCGAGCCAGGTCGTGGCGCTCGTCGACGAGCTCGAGAAGCGCAAGCTCGTCGAGCGCCGGCCAGACCCCGCCGACCGCCGGGCGAACGTCGTGGTCGCCACCGCCGAGGGACGCGCGCTCCACGACCGGGCAGCGTCGGCGACCAAGGCGGCCGAGCGCTCGCTGCACGGCGAGCTCGGAGAGGACGATCGGCGCCTGCTCGCCGGCCTGCTCGCCCGCGTCGCCTACCCCGGCGAGTCCCGGTAGACCCGGCGCGCCACCGTAGCGCTCAGCGCGGCTCGAGCACGTAGCGCTCCCGCCCGGCGAAGACGCCCGTCACGGTCTGGCCGATCATCACGATGAGCACGAGGACGAGCGGGGCGACCCAGCCGCCGACCGTCGTGTGCACCCACCCGAAGAGCACAGGGCCGAGGGCGGCGAGAACATAGCCGACCGACTGCGCCATGCCGGACAGCGCGGCTGAGGCGTCGGGGTCACGCGCGCGCTGGGCCATCAGCGTCAGGGTCATCGCGAGCGATGCGCCGGACGACAGTCCGATGAGCACGACCCACGCGATGACCGCACGCGGAGCCAGCATGAGGCCCGCGACGCCGATGATGCCGAGCACGGGGATGAGCGCCGGGACCATGCGCTCCGCCCTTCCGCGCAGCAGGAGAGGGAGGACGAGCGATCCGACGAGCGAGAAGATCTGGTAGATCATGACGTCGATGCCCGCGACCACGGCGCTCCGGCCCGTCGACGCCGAGATTGACGCGAGCCACGTGAGGAGCATGTAGAACGTGGATGCCTGGAACCCCATGTAGGCGGCGACGGTCCATGCCACCCGGTCCGACCAGATGCCGGTCCGGCCGCGGGGGCGGCCGCTCTGACGGCCGTGGGACGCCCCGCGGGTCGCCCACCCCCATGCTCCGAGCGCGAAGGGGAGGAGCGCGAGGCCGATCACGAGGAGGGCGAACTGCCATCCCGCCTCGCCCGACGGAAGCTCGAGGTGTGAGGCGGGAACCGCGACGCCCGAGGCGATCGCGCCGACGCCGCCGAGGAGCGCCGTGTAGACGGCCATCATCCCGCGGACGTGCTGAGGGAAGTCGCGCTTGATGGCCGCCGGCATGAGGACGTTCACGATCGCAAGGGCGGCGCCGATGATGATCGTGCCGATCCAGAGGCTCGCGGCGGGGCCCGAGAGCGACCGCACGACCGTGCCGACGGCGAGGACGAGCAGCGACCACGTCACGGCACGCGACATCCCGAACCGGCGGCTCAGTTCGTGCGCGAGCGGCGAGATGACGGCCCACATGATGAGCGGCACCGCACCGAGCAGCCCGAGGACGGTGGGCGAGTAGCCGGTGTCGTCGCCGATCTGACCGAGCAGCGGGCCGACCGCGGTGATCGTCGGGCGCATGTTGGCCGCGACGAGGCACGTCGCGACGATGAGCGCGACGACTGCCGGTGTCCGTTTGCCTTCGGCCATAGGCATCGGACTCTACACCCGTGCCCTCGCCTTGACGGTGTCAGCGTCGGAGAAGGAGCCGGCGTAGGACGGAAGCCGCCGCATCCGTCCTACGTCCGCTCGATCTCCTACCCCGCGAAACCCGCCTCACGTGCGATCTACGCGAGGCCCTCCAGCGGCCAGCCCGTGTAGGCCTCGGCGAGGTAGGCGCGGCCGTGCTCGGACTCCACGACGGAGCGCAGCTCGCCGAGCTGGCGGCGACGGTCGAAGTCCGAGGCATCCGGAGCCACATGCAGCATGCTCGTCATCCACCAGGAGAAGTGCTGGGCCTTCCAGATGCGGTGGAGGGCCTTCTCGGGGAAGGCCTCGAGGAGGCGGGAGTCGTCGTCGAGCAGCAGCGCCCGCAGCGCCCGTTCGAGCACGATGACGTCGGCGACCGCGAGGTTCATGCCCTTCGCGCCCGTGGGCGGCACCGTGTGCGCGGCGTCGCCGATGAGTGCGACGCGCCCTCGCAGCAGCTCGTGCGCGACGAAGCTGCGGAAGCGCAGTACGTCCCGCTGGAAGATCGGCCCCTCCTTGAGGGTCGTGCCGGGCACGCGCTTCTGCAGCTCATCCCACAGCTGTTCCTCGGAGTACGCGCTCGGATCGACGTTCGGGTCGCACTGGAAGTACATGCGCTGCACCGTCGCGCTTCGCTGGCTGATGAGCGCGAAGCCGTCGGGCGAGTTGCTGTAGATGAGCTCCTCGGCGCTCGGCGGCGCCTCGCACAGGATGCCGAACCACGCGAAGGGGTACTCCCGGAAGTAGCCGCCGGTGGACGACCCCGTGACCGCGGCGCGAGCGACGCTGCGCGAGCCGTCGGCGCCGACCACGAAGTCCGCTTCGATCGTCAGGGGCTGACCATCCGCGTCGATCGCGAAGACGGCGGGCCGGTCGGTCTCGGCGCCCTCGACGCGCTGCGCC
This genomic interval from Microbacterium sp. 4R-513 contains the following:
- a CDS encoding SDR family NAD(P)-dependent oxidoreductase, whose amino-acid sequence is MELEGKVAVVTGSGRGLGLAYAQELARRGAAVVVNDVDAEAAAEAVASIEREGGRAVAVVAPVGPTETARSLVQAAVDTYGGLDILVTNAGVLRDTVLWKMSDDDFDTVIGIHLRGTFTCVREAATWMREHEVAGRIICIGSPTGQRGNFGQTNYAAAKAGIVGMVRTWALELKRANITVNAVIPVAATAMTATVPYFAAAVEADAKGEPMPAFFRHDLGFGTSDDVAGLIAYLATDAAAGVSGQAIGVGGDRVQLWSHPEPVLTAYHDGGWSFEALTEEFPAFIEGHEQSVGEKFPPLPDDLQR
- a CDS encoding MFS transporter; this encodes MAEGKRTPAVVALIVATCLVAANMRPTITAVGPLLGQIGDDTGYSPTVLGLLGAVPLIMWAVISPLAHELSRRFGMSRAVTWSLLVLAVGTVVRSLSGPAASLWIGTIIIGAALAIVNVLMPAAIKRDFPQHVRGMMAVYTALLGGVGAIASGVAVPASHLELPSGEAGWQFALLVIGLALLPFALGAWGWATRGASHGRQSGRPRGRTGIWSDRVAWTVAAYMGFQASTFYMLLTWLASISASTGRSAVVAGIDVMIYQIFSLVGSLVLPLLLRGRAERMVPALIPVLGIIGVAGLMLAPRAVIAWVVLIGLSSGASLAMTLTLMAQRARDPDASAALSGMAQSVGYVLAALGPVLFGWVHTTVGGWVAPLVLVLIVMIGQTVTGVFAGRERYVLEPR
- a CDS encoding amidohydrolase family protein — translated: MTTRYEPAIDVDTLTAIDVHVHIEVDGDGHHSLPDDLVAAASRYFSAEGPRPDLDSVAAYYRERSMAAVVFTVDAETQLGHAPVSSADIAEGAAHNNDVLIPFGSVDPRRPDALDRIRRLIDDHGVRGFKFHPTVQGFDPSDVRFHPLYAAIQDAAIPALFHTGQTGIGAGLPGGRGLRLGLSNPILLDPIAADFPDLQIIMAHPSVPWQDEALSVATHKHNTWIDLSGWSPKYFPEQLVRAANSYLKSRVLFGSDFPLLTPDRWQRDVAATALKPDVMPGILKDNAVRLLGLAA
- a CDS encoding MaoC family dehydratase — its product is MTTTVDYADVAGLTGTDLGWTEWLEVTQDRVNLFADATDDHQWIHVDPARAVDGPFGGPIAHGFLSLSLTVKFWSELFDVTGVTTRVNYGLDKVRFVSPVKVGARVRMNAVIAEVTEVRGGYQFAVDQTIEIEGAEKPAVVARGLYRFYA
- a CDS encoding long-chain fatty acid--CoA ligase — its product is MRNRGIGFWLAKRRLRNPDKPAIVFGDDVLSYRELADAADHVAAVLWHRGIRKGDAVAYIGENSPQFLQMMFGAAQLGAVFVPVNTRLAAPEVTHVLVDSGARAVVLDPEFLERAMPGVEAARIAHVIVTGDGVPEHPGLARLVAEAPGGHTAADVELDDPAAIIYTSGTTGRPKGAVLSNGNLTWVALNCIVDYDIASTDVSLMISPLFHVASLGMGALPVILKGATLVLEKGFEPGRALSLIERHGVTMLSGVPTTYQMMADHPAWATTDLSSLQKLTCGGSAVPTRILNAYEDRGLSFSQGYGMTETSPGATSLSPEMTRAKQGSVGLPHFFTEVRITDEAGDVVPRGTVGEIEVAGPNVFLGYHGMPEATAEAFTDDGWYRSGDLGYLDRDGYLFIADRLKDMIISGGENIYPAEVENLISDIEGISGVAVVGVPDERWGEVPWAVVTLREGADVDTEAVRRHLDGLVARYKLPKNVVVVEDLPRTASGKIRKADLRERFRRD
- a CDS encoding MarR family winged helix-turn-helix transcriptional regulator, with protein sequence MPRMPSETARSASDRLRESGLGTDLSFLLARANALSVAAGNAALAPFGLKVRSFSVLALSVGEVRPTQRDLSEFLRLDPSQVVALVDELEKRKLVERRPDPADRRANVVVATAEGRALHDRAASATKAAERSLHGELGEDDRRLLAGLLARVAYPGESR
- a CDS encoding PaaX family transcriptional regulator C-terminal domain-containing protein, coding for MTAGPATARAVADTSVLTRKPRQLLLAFFGEFVCDRYFEPLRTSVLLSVLEGAGVAAPAVRTNLDRMVASGMLVRRRLGREIGFELTPHGSEVLREASGRVNGPAPFEPQGEGWTLVTFSLPENLRDLRHRLRAALTWSGFAVLRDGLWIAPGRVDLAAALGAIIPDLPPASVIAFSANELDGFPMADAVRMAWDVETIREAHHEFIAHWEGEDAASGLSPVTARTLLVADWLALLRADPRLPRQYMGDDWPADRSFELFTRRHREFAFPAVRDFAGLVA